Proteins encoded within one genomic window of bacterium:
- a CDS encoding ribonuclease H-like YkuK family protein: MEFISPTHGKLSFDRMFAHIVQYMEEERDQQYNLIIGTDSLLGDDTCFVTAVVIHRVGHGGRYFYHRFRNRKIESLRQRILFETSLSLETASQISAELAKNGYSELPLEIHLDVGDRGETKRIIREVVGMVQGSGYAAVTKPDSYGASKVADRETGKMGVRPRPLPRPKRTAPVEPKGTAGGPAADEDAAPRTEGES, encoded by the coding sequence ATGGAGTTCATATCGCCGACGCACGGCAAACTGAGCTTCGACCGGATGTTCGCGCACATCGTCCAGTACATGGAAGAGGAGCGCGACCAGCAGTACAACCTGATCATCGGGACGGACTCGCTGCTCGGTGACGACACATGTTTCGTCACCGCGGTGGTGATCCACCGGGTCGGGCACGGCGGGCGGTACTTCTACCACCGGTTCCGCAACCGGAAGATCGAGAGCCTCCGGCAGCGGATCCTGTTCGAGACCTCGTTGAGCCTCGAGACGGCGAGCCAGATCAGCGCGGAGCTCGCGAAGAACGGTTACAGCGAACTGCCTTTGGAGATCCATCTCGACGTCGGCGACCGGGGCGAGACCAAGCGGATCATCCGCGAGGTCGTCGGCATGGTCCAAGGCAGCGGATACGCCGCGGTGACGAAGCCGGACAGCTATGGCGCCAGCAAGGTCGCGGACCGCGAGACCGGCAAGATGGGGGTCCGTCCGCGGCCGCTGCCGCGTCCAAAGCGGACCGCGCCGGTGGAGCCGAAAGGCACGGCCGGCGGTCCCGCCGCGGATGAGGACGCCGCGCCTCGGACCGAGGGGGAGTCATGA